Proteins co-encoded in one Waddliaceae bacterium genomic window:
- a CDS encoding rod shape-determining protein — protein MIGKFNSVTGMFSNDIGIDLGTSNILVYVRGKGIVLVEPSVVTVDSLTNEVLAVGHKAKAMLGKTPKKIHAVRPMKDGVIADFEIAESMLKALIKRVTPSRSILRPKILIAVPSGITGVEKRAVEDSALHAGAQEVILIEEPMAAAIGVDLPVHEPSANMIIDIGGGTTEIAIISLGGIVESRSLRIAGDEFDDCVINYMRRTYNLLIGPRTAEEIKMAIGSAYPLGDNELEMEVRGRDQVAGLPITKRINSVEIRECLAEPIQQIVEAVKLTLEKCPPELAADLVERGMVLAGGGALIKGIDKALIKETGLPVIIAPNPLLAVCLGTGKALDFLEKFKRRKMVNV, from the coding sequence ATGATCGGTAAATTCAACAGTGTCACTGGGATGTTCTCCAACGACATCGGCATCGACCTTGGCACGTCGAACATCCTTGTATATGTCCGTGGAAAGGGCATTGTCCTCGTAGAGCCTTCTGTTGTAACAGTCGACTCTTTAACAAATGAAGTCCTTGCTGTTGGACACAAAGCCAAGGCTATGCTTGGTAAGACTCCTAAGAAGATCCACGCGGTACGTCCTATGAAGGACGGTGTCATCGCCGACTTTGAGATCGCCGAGAGCATGCTAAAAGCCCTTATTAAGAGGGTAACACCGTCGAGGAGCATTTTGAGGCCAAAGATCCTCATTGCCGTACCTTCAGGGATTACTGGCGTTGAGAAGCGCGCCGTCGAAGATTCTGCACTACATGCTGGCGCTCAAGAGGTCATCCTCATCGAAGAGCCTATGGCTGCTGCTATCGGCGTAGACCTTCCTGTCCATGAGCCTTCTGCTAATATGATCATTGACATCGGTGGTGGTACTACCGAGATAGCAATAATCTCTTTGGGAGGGATTGTTGAGTCACGTTCTTTACGTATCGCCGGCGATGAATTCGACGACTGCGTAATAAACTATATGCGTCGCACCTACAATCTTTTGATCGGCCCCCGTACTGCTGAGGAGATCAAGATGGCGATAGGGTCGGCATATCCTCTTGGCGACAACGAGCTTGAGATGGAAGTCCGCGGCCGCGACCAGGTTGCTGGCCTTCCTATCACTAAGCGTATAAATTCTGTAGAGATCCGCGAATGTCTTGCCGAGCCTATACAGCAGATCGTCGAAGCCGTAAAGCTTACCCTAGAGAAATGCCCTCCGGAACTTGCCGCCGACCTTGTCGAGCGTGGCATGGTCCTTGCCGGTGGTGGTGCTTTGATAAAAGGCATCGACAAAGCTCTAATTAAAGAGACAGGACTTCCTGTAATAATAGCTCCGAACCCTCTCCTTGCCGTATGTCTCGGCACTGGAAAGGCTCTTGATTTCCTAGAAAAATTCAAGCGCAGGAAGATGGTAAACGTATAA